A window of the Cucurbita pepo subsp. pepo cultivar mu-cu-16 chromosome LG01, ASM280686v2, whole genome shotgun sequence genome harbors these coding sequences:
- the LOC111796233 gene encoding uncharacterized protein LOC111796233, with protein sequence MEVKNLLKDKKFWFASFLIAWAAALQGHMMWLQRQDSFKQKFGTSDQENDPEK encoded by the exons ATGGAAGTCAAGAATCTTCTCAAGGACAAGAAATTCTGGTTCGCCTCCTTCCTTATTGCTTGGGCCGCAGCTCTCCAG GGACACATGATGTGGTTGCAGAGGCAGGATTCTTTCAAGCAGAAGTTTGGAACTTCCGATCAAGAAAATGATCCTGAAAAATGA
- the LOC111796219 gene encoding photosynthetic NDH subunit of lumenal location 1, chloroplastic isoform X1 gives MAVSTSCLSWVPTSASNWKPRLLPFNEPSTATCSYSSCTTVICSTERTSRVESQCNRRPLLLGVGALATSLFAATPLFAEEVPKNYRAFVDSTDGYSYYYPSDWREFDFRAHDSAFKDRYLQLQNVRVKFIPTEKKDIHEEGSLDEVVNFLVKHRYAAPNQKATIYDMKERTIDGKNYYTFEYKLSSRAYSRTSFATIAVANGRYYTLIVGANDRRWRRYRDMLKVVADSFRVLDI, from the exons ATGGCAGTTTCAACCTCATGCTTGAGTTGGGTTCCGACGTCCGCATCTAATTGGAAG CCGAGGTTGCTTCCTTTCAATGAGCCATCAACAGCTACTTGTTCGTATTCTTCCTGTACTACCGTCATTTGCTCAACTGAGAGAACTTCCCGTGTGGAAA GTCAATGCAATAGAAGGCCGCTTCTGTTGGGAGTTGGAGCTCTAGCTACAAGTTTATTTGCTGCAACTCCCCTATTTGCTGAAG AAGTCCCGAAAAATTATCGAGCATTTGTAGATTCTACAGATGGGTATTCCTATTATTACCCTTCTGATTGGAGG GAATTTGATTTTAGAGCACATGATTCGGCATTCAAGGATCGATACCTGCAACTACAGAATGTTAGAGTGAAGTTCATACCAACAGAGAAAAAGGATATCCATGAAGAAGGTTCATTAGATGAG GTTGTTAACTTTTTGGTAAAACATCGATATGCTGCACCAAATCAAAAGGCTACCATATACGACATGAAGGAG CGAACGATTGATGGGAAAAATTATTATACCTTTGAGTATAAACTTAGTTCTAGAGCATACTCCCGCACCTCCTTTGCAACCATAGCCGTTGCAAATG GTAGGTACTATACTTTGATAGTTGGGGCAAATGACAGAAGGTGGAGAAGGTATCGTGACATGCTTAAAGTGGTTGCCGATTCATTCAGAGTGTTGGATATCTGA
- the LOC111796242 gene encoding WAT1-related protein At2g39510-like produces the protein MFCLEIPHYKRAFHKAENGYQLIVSDDTAGMEHPTGMWTQARPFIAVILQQFITAGMVIISKFALNQGLNQHVLVVYRYAIATVVVAPLALVFERKVRPKMTWSVFGKIVLLGLLEPALDQNLYYTGMKYTTATFASAMTNMVPGLIFLLAWIVRLEKVNVRQLSSQAKILGTVVAVGGAMIMTMVRGPIVSLPWTKDTLLHHSSAAAVSQHDFLKGALMITTGCIFWSVFTVLQAITVKVYPAQLSLTALICSTGAVQASVIALGMERHNPAAWSLHLDSTLLAPLYSGIMSSGVSYTIQAAIMKTKGPVFASTFSPLSMVIVAIISSFALSEILYFGRVLGAAVIITGLYLVLWGKIKDQAPYKSDIEKIAPSDQKRTAITDIPKTSDKELVVDLARIKTVDGSV, from the exons ATGTTTTGTTTGGAAATCCCTCACTATAAAAGGGCCTTTCACAAAGCTGAAAATGGATATCAACTCATTGTCTCCGACGACACCGCCGGAATGGAGCATCCCACCGGAATGTGGACTCAAGCCAGGCCATTTATTGCAGTGATTCTTCAGCAGTTCATCACTGCCGGAATGGTCATCATTTCCAAGTTTGCTCTTAACCAAGGACTCAACCAACACGTTTTAGTCGTGTATCGTTACGCCATTGCCACTGTTGTTGTCGCTCCTTTAGCTCTCGTCTTCGAAAg GAAAGTGAGACCCAAGATGACTTGGTCTGTTTTTGGGAAGATTGTCTTGCTCGGATTATTGGA GCCTGCACTCGACCAAAACTTATATTACACGGGCATGAAGTACACTACAGCAACTTTCGCCTCTGCTATGACCAACATGGTCCCTGGTCTTATCTTCCTCCTAGCTTGGATTGTTCG GCTGGAGAAGGTTAACGTAAGGCAGTTGTCAAGCCAGGCAAAGATATTAGGGACAGTGGTAGCGGTGGGAGGGGCTATGATAATGACTATGGTAAGGGGGCCAATTGTGAGCCTGCCATGGACAAAGGACACCCTCCTCCATCACTCTTCTGCAGCTGCAGTCAGCCAGCATGATTTTCTCAAGGGTGCTCTCATGATCACTACAGGCTGCATTTTTTGGTCTGTTTTTACTGTTCTTCAG GCGATTACAGTAAAGGTATACCCTGCACAGCTCTCCCTAACAGCTTTGATATGCTCCACCGGCGCCGTGCAAGCCTCAGTGATAGCTTTGGGAATGGAAAGGCACAATCCTGCTGCCTGGTCATTACATTTAGATTCCACCCTCTTAGCTCCTTTATACAGT GGAATCATGTCTTCAGGGGTCTCATATACTATTCAAGCAGCGATAATGAAAACGAAAGGGCCAGTTTTTGCAAGTACATTTAGTCCCCTAAGCATGGTCATTGTTGCAATCATCAGTTCATTCGCATTATCTGAGATATTATACTTTGGAAG GGTTCTTGGAGCAGCTGTAATTATTACAGGTCTTTATCTAGTTCTGTGGGGGAAAATCAAGGATCAGGCTCCATACAAGTCGGATATTGAGAAGATAGCCCCATCCGATCAGAAACGGACTGCCATAACCGACATACCTAAGACTTCAGATAAAGAACTTGTAGTTGATCTTGCTAGAATAAAGACAGTGGATGGTTCTGTTTGA
- the LOC111796219 gene encoding photosynthetic NDH subunit of lumenal location 1, chloroplastic isoform X2, whose translation MAVSTSCLSWVPTSASNWKPRLLPFNEPSTATCSYSSCTTVICSTERTSRVESQCNRRPLLLGVGALATSLFAATPLFAEVPKNYRAFVDSTDGYSYYYPSDWREFDFRAHDSAFKDRYLQLQNVRVKFIPTEKKDIHEEGSLDEVVNFLVKHRYAAPNQKATIYDMKERTIDGKNYYTFEYKLSSRAYSRTSFATIAVANGRYYTLIVGANDRRWRRYRDMLKVVADSFRVLDI comes from the exons ATGGCAGTTTCAACCTCATGCTTGAGTTGGGTTCCGACGTCCGCATCTAATTGGAAG CCGAGGTTGCTTCCTTTCAATGAGCCATCAACAGCTACTTGTTCGTATTCTTCCTGTACTACCGTCATTTGCTCAACTGAGAGAACTTCCCGTGTGGAAA GTCAATGCAATAGAAGGCCGCTTCTGTTGGGAGTTGGAGCTCTAGCTACAAGTTTATTTGCTGCAACTCCCCTATTTGCTGAAG TCCCGAAAAATTATCGAGCATTTGTAGATTCTACAGATGGGTATTCCTATTATTACCCTTCTGATTGGAGG GAATTTGATTTTAGAGCACATGATTCGGCATTCAAGGATCGATACCTGCAACTACAGAATGTTAGAGTGAAGTTCATACCAACAGAGAAAAAGGATATCCATGAAGAAGGTTCATTAGATGAG GTTGTTAACTTTTTGGTAAAACATCGATATGCTGCACCAAATCAAAAGGCTACCATATACGACATGAAGGAG CGAACGATTGATGGGAAAAATTATTATACCTTTGAGTATAAACTTAGTTCTAGAGCATACTCCCGCACCTCCTTTGCAACCATAGCCGTTGCAAATG GTAGGTACTATACTTTGATAGTTGGGGCAAATGACAGAAGGTGGAGAAGGTATCGTGACATGCTTAAAGTGGTTGCCGATTCATTCAGAGTGTTGGATATCTGA